The genomic interval TAAGTTTTCTCTTTTGTGACTTTTAATCAGGGACAGTGCATCacatagtaataataataataataactttatttatatagcaccttttaaaaacacaggtttacaaagtgctttgacaaacagcaaaaacaagaacaaactaaaccaaacacagaagaacataaacaacagtaagaatataacagatgcaaaatactaaaaataattaaatacaattcaacagaaaagaacccaaagtgcacgatacccaacagacatatagaacccgaccatcacaagaaccatcataagaacccaggcaacacaagaacaaatACAGAATACAGAAATACAATTTAATCAGGAAGCGATGACTGCTGGAGACACAGTGGGGGAACAGGAAGCTTATCATTAccatattaataattataataacttcatttatagaacacattttttgacagtcaaaacaaagacaggaacTCAGTACAATAACAGAATAAACATCAACAGTCCGACTCTGCTGTTACTGTGGCGTTCCTGAAGTTAAGAAACATCTGTCCTTTTAGAACATGTGTTAAGTTAACATGTTGATTGTATTGTTTCTTGCATAACTGTGTAGATATTGATGTTGTCCAGTTTTACTGACACTGTAAGAAACATGAGAACAGTTctatttgtgcatgtttttacaaCACTGGAGATAGTTGTGAGAACgatgtgtttatttgaattGCGTGTTTCTGCATGGCCTTCAtattaaaacagaacattaagCACTGAGACGACAACATCTCAATTAActcctctgaatgtgtgtgtgtgtgtgtttcaggggaGCAGCACTTCCTCGGGCACAGAATACACTGTGAGAGTCCCAAAGTGAGTACCATGGACTGACATGCAAATATTCAGGCTCGGGACAAGCCCTGTGACTGATTCTCTGTGTGATACAAGTGGACATAAATAGAAACACAGATGTTTCCTGACTGTTTGTGTGCAAAGATGAAATGTACCTGATAAGtaaaacaaaactttgaaattgaggaatgaatgaaacctttattaaCCCTCTGGGAAATGTCAACAACCACACAGAGGACAGCACATAGAAACATAGAAGACATTTATTAAAGCACAGCATGACTACATGTAGGGattgttaatgtctttattCCTGTGGTGTTTAAAGGAGAAAGCAGGTACAGTGACTGACTTTTTATTtgctcttctgtttgtgttgtagaAACACCAGCAAGAAGTACAACATCATGGCCTTCAATTCAGGAGACAAAGTCAACTGTTCCGCCTGGACACAGGTGGGTTCAAGTCCGGGTGTCAACACATGACTGACAGCACTTGTTATATTTTTGGGCCTCGGATTCGCCTGATAGATCATTTCAAAGCAACCTATTTACCCCTTTATAGAAACATGGAAAGTAAGCAGTCATAATAACAATGCTTTAGTTTGAAGCGTCGTAacatctccttcctccttctgtCAGGCTCGAATGGAAAGAGACATGAGCGCTCGGCGGATATACGGGGAAGAAGAGTCGCAGGACGGCGCGGCCGGCAGTGAGTTTGGTAAAAAACAGCGAGAGGAAGCGCGGAGGAAGAAGTACGGTATCGTGACGCGTGAGTTCAAAGTGGAGGACCAGCCCTGGATCTTAAAGGTCAACGGGAAGGCAGGCAAGAGGTGAGACCCTGACGCTTCTTGACCCCCTGACTGACTTATTTTCAACAATAAATGTACGATCTTCACATGCCTGAATATCTGCGCTATGACTGAAGCAGACGTTATagatttgtgtttctctccCGTTACACAGATCAGGTGATGGATCCTCCTGTGTACAATAAAACTAAAGtactctctcctgtctgtgttcacGTTTGTGTCAGGTTCAAAGGTCAAAAGAAGGGTGGTGTTACAGAAAATGCATCCTACTACATCTTCACTCAGTGTCCCGATGGAGCATTTGAGGCATTTCCTGTCCACGGCTGGTACAACTTCACACCTCTGGCCAAGCACCGAACTCTCACTGCTGAGGAGGCCGAGGAGGAATGgggcaggtgagagagaggggagggaggggggggggggggcaaagaggGAGGGTGGGTTGCTTTTatagtgaacaaaaaaaaaacacactcagttCACCCATCTGGTGTTTATAAACTTCAAGCTCAATCTCCTCCTCTTACAGGCGGAACAAAGTAGTGAATCACTTCAGCATCATGCTTCAGAGACGATTCAGGGAGCAGGAGCGAGGGCCGGACGATGAAGACGAGGGAGAGAAGtctgggaagaagaagaagaagggcgGTGGGAGAGGGGGCGACCTGCGCATTCACGACCTGGAAGAAGACCTGGAGATGAGCAGCGACGACAGCGACAGCAGTATGGGAGACGGTAAGGAGAGAGAAACTGGTGggactaaagagagagaggggatatTCCTCTGTAAGGGAAGAGTTGTTTTCTTCCCTCTGTCAGCAAGTTAtcgtctcctttttttatttgttttggacagatggagagagcaAGGCGAAGGCGAAGAAAGACAAGGGGAagggaaaaggaaagaagaagaagaaaaagggcGGCGAGCACGAGGCGTTAGAGGACAGCGATGATGGCGACTACGAGGGTCTGGAGGTGGATTACATGTCGGACGAAAGCAGGTCAGGTCCACGTCATTGTTTCACAAGATGTCTGGTACTGTGGTGTGAGaaaaacagtgtgtttttttgttttgactttaacCAGAacgttgttttgttttccaaaaacAGCTCAGACGAGGAGCCAGAGAAGGGACAGCCCAGCAAAGCAGAGGAGCATCCAAAAGGTAAACAACAACTACAGATTTATGAGTTATCTAATGAGAGTGTGTCCTCACACTGCCAACAATTCTCTTTCATTATAAGTGCCATTAGAAATGACATTAGATTATATAAGCACTTAGATTATATATCTCTGTGCTTTATCGAACGAGTGGTCAAATGTTTGTCGTTGTTGTAGGCATCGACGAGGCGTCTGAAAGCGaggaagagagcgaggaggagaagCCCAACGAAGAGGagacaaaagaggaggaggaagaagaggaagggaagAAAACTCCGGTGCAGgcggaaaagaagaagaaaaaaggtgaaaacagaCGACAATCTGAGAAAAGTCCTTTCAGGAATCAGATCTCAATGAACAGTGTCATGTGACTCCCCCTCCTGCTTCATTTGAGTTGTGTGGATTTTTCTATCACAGACAGCAGCGGAGAGTCGGAGAGCTCAGACGACAGCGACATCGAGGGAGAGACGGCCTCTGCTTTGTTCATGGTACATAATGTGTCTTTCTAATGTCAACAGAGAATGTGTGAAAGTGTTTGTCTTCGTTGCAACAAacatgtctctcttttttcccccctctcagAAGAAGCGCACGCCTCCTAAACGTGGAGGTGGGCGTGGCTCTGCAGGAAGCTCCAGGACAGGAAGTCGCCCCGGCACGCCGTCCATCGATTCTGCCGCCACCTCCAACACACTCCGCGCTGCTGCAAGCAAGCTGGAGCAAGGTGTTAGCCCGTACACCATAACACAGTTTAGAAACACACCTTTAGAAAGTGACCCCTTTATATAAGACAAataagagatgtttttttataaagtaaCACGTCTATCTGAATGTCTCCGCCCCTCAGGTAAGAGGCCGACTCCGGGTCCTGGCACGGACTCACCAGCTGCCAAAAGGCTGAAGATGGAGCCCAGCAGTCAGAGCCCTGCCCCTTCAGGGAAGAGTACACCTCAACCCCCATCAGGGAAATCTACTCCTAGCTCAAGGTACTGAACTTCTTTACTGTTGTGCATGATAAATATGTCAGTTTAAAGTTTATTCAACCAGCCTCATGAGaagaagaatcttttttttgttttaaagagtgTCCACGACAGGCAGCGGCACATTTTAAGTTACAGGCACAGGCATCTTCCACCCGATGCATCCTCCTCCAACACCTTCTTTCTacttttaaatggttttaagACCCAAATCCTCCTGCAGCACGAGCGGCGTACCTGGAAAACCTCTTTTCCCCATTTCCAGACGCACTTCctggacagagaggaagaagaagctttGCCTAACGGGTCACAGATCGAAGACTGTAGCTtccaacatttttcaaatgaataaaattAAACAAGAACGAGGGAAGGAAAGTTAAGGAAtgctcttaaaataaaaacatgcccGGGATTTAGTCAATGCAGGCCGGCCAAGTCGAGCATACAAAGTACAATGAGGAGTTAGAGCCTTAATATTTGTTATTCATAAACCTCAATTCAGCATGATGTTACACAGTGTCCAGAGAGTGGAGCCACTGAGAGGATGCATGCATGTATCAAACATCTCTGTAGTCAATCAGGAGACTAAAAGTATCAGTAACAAGTCGCTCTTTTGGGGGCATCAAGAGAAAACTATGATGTAATccttaaacaaaacacaaagatatgTGTTTAAAATCCTAAGAAGAAACCGCCTGACTGGCTGTTTGTGAACAGGATTACATATTGTCTTCTGTGTCCCTCTGCTCCGTAGTGATGTGCAGCTGACAGAGGAAGCGGTCCGGCGCTACCTGATCCGTAAACCGATGACCACCAAAGACCTGCTGAAGAAGTTCCAGACGAAGCGCACGGGTTTGAGCAGTGAGCAGACCGTCAACGTGCTGGCACAGATCCTGAAGCGCCTCAATCCGGAGCGCAAGAACGTGAACGACAAAATGCACTTTTACCTCACAGAGTAACCGAACAACAAGAGGCGGGGATGGAGCGACAAGGTGACACGTTTGTGGGTGTTTTTGGCAAACTCTGACCCCCTGGGGAAGAGGTTTAGGTTACGTTATTTTTGTGAGATGCCACAGGACTGAGGTTAAAACTGTCTGCACAGGTGGtagtaataaaaaaaggattgtgtTCAGTATTGGGAGCTTGTTTATTAGAGTCTGAGATCTGCTCAGAGTCTGTGTGGTTTTTCTCCATGTGTGAACACTTCAACTTAGAGctggataaataaaaaacaaatgtttttctttggtaGTAACTTTTCTAATAAAGACTGAAATCCATAGCAGTGTTAAACTTTTCTCTTTGTATCCAATCTGTCTCATaaaatcagtgagatgtgtactgagtgaaatgataaagtgaccttactatctgatcagacattaaggaaacatgctatgttgaagtgctggcttctctgacaacaatgcagcagccagtatgttctcctttagattctggtcctgaatgctctggatttgtttggaccagagaaggtagacgcttttaaggcgaccccaccacacggccgttttggacgcccctcggtttgccagatatgagagcagttatcaggtcaacaggtgttgcagtgatggaagcgggcaagagaagtggttcagatagaagtgattgtacccgacctaaaaagcctctgcatgtttctaataagctccacgagcagaaacgtgctcaaactaggatcaatattggagatgcttttgaaaaatggagagaggttagaacacagaaaggtttacagacccatgcagagctggataaacactgaagcttcagtgttgaccacatggcaacctgcgtgagcattgactctagagaggagggggcgggggggggagacagctctctccactgttatgaatttggactgcagtacccattttaaacactaggggtcagagttacatattgtacctttaaaAAAGATTGCTATTGTATATTAATTGGCAAATGATAATACAAACACTttagtatttaaataaataatttaataaaagtgTAGCTAAAAGGAGTACTCTGaacacagctttaaaaagtaCAGCATTGTCTCAACTCTcaactttaattatttcaaaaacactacagtaaaatctgctgaATATTCTCAGGGGTACAGCCAGGGACACGAGGAACAAGAATCCATTGAATGTTTCTTGTCACCTCTCacagattctttaaaaaaattaataaaaatttCTAAAATATTGCAAACCAGCACCATATTGTCAAACAATACCACTCCACAACTAAAATCAGTCCACATTTGCAGCTCAGTGTTTGGTCTCGTCATGTCCGGGCTATGTCATAGTTGGTTATAAACCAGTCACAGGTCATCTTTATCGCTGAAACGACAGAAAGAAAGTAATCAAATCACTTTTAACCAGACTGAGGATGCATGCAAATATTCATTCAAATCTCTCGCTTGTAAGTTGAGCAGCACAGAGATGTCTTTCactgagccttttttttaagcttctcaCACTTCTCTTAGGAAAACTACAGAATATATTTGTGATGTCagcaaaaaaacagagttttaaAATTCCAGCCACTCAAACGGGCTTTAAagtgacctgttttttttttttaccttctttcAGAGGGGTAAAGGTGAAGTCAGGGCGGTAGCTTCTCAGCTTGGCATTGCTGGCTGTCTTCTTCATCTGGCCGTCTGACATGTTGGTGTCATACTGGTGTTACGAGTCAAGGACAGTGTGTAATTTAAGGTAATACACCGATGCAGCAACAAAGTGTGTGACACACTTATTGCTGCAGAAGTGGCATATGACTATAACAAATTCTAAATTCATGACTTCAGGCCAGGCAGCTTTAGTTCATCTAAAATAAAGAAGTGTACAAGGTTCAAAGAAGCCTCTGAGGAGTTAAAGAGATACATtaactagggcccgaccgattttggggccgatatcgatattaggaagagaaaaaatctgatacagcTAAATttgccgatatctttctttgatctatgtCCAATCTTTAGAGATATATATTTATCGGTTATAGTTGGACCTttggtgagcggtcgtcgctacccgtcggcccctGTTGGCCACAGGCGGCCATTCGTCGCTagtagttctttgccgtctgcttggtgtgtcagtatcagctgatattatcggcagactgattaatcagtcgggctctgCTGGTATGATAAACTAGTTCGTCAACATCGGATCATTCTGGGAATGCAGCAAGGATACGtttatttggccttcaaaattCAAAGCCTCCGCAATCATGTCCACCGCCTCTGTAATGGAGACCTCATCGTCTTCACcgactgaaaaagaaacaaacagttaaTGTGTGAATTTTATGTTCGCAAAGCAATGTGTCTTAACCTTCGATCTTTTCCCTTTGGAGCGTCAGACGACAGTTTCTCCAAAGTGCATTAAGACGATCACCACCATGTGAAAGCGGCTCCGCACTCACCAGACAGGATGATGGGGCTGATTTCTTCATATTCCCTCAGGGCCCAAATGATTAGGCGTCCCAAATCCTAAGAAATGGGCGATAAAGGAAGTTTGATAACGTAGGTTTTTCTTAACCGACGCGTTGTGTTATCATGATGTCATATCATGTCAGGTACCCTACCAGAGAATACACAAACTGTCTTCTAGGAGCTCCAGAGCCGCACACAGTCAGAGGAGTCCCttcctctgaaagaaaaaaaaaaagactcttaaGTTTTAAGTGATATTATTAACACCTTGTAGCCTGCGCGAGCATCgagcaggaatgtgtgtgtgtgtgcgcgttatTCACTTTGGGCCGTGTATGTCTTGTTGATCAGCGCCGACAGCACATGACCGTTTTCTGTGTTGAAGTTGTCGCAGGGACCGAACACGTTGGTGGGGATGACTGCTGTGTAATGATGACCATACTGCTGGAAGTAAGccctgtcaacacacacacacacacacacacacacacacacacacacacacacacacacacacacacacacacacacacacacacacacacacacagagggagaactGGTTTTAAAAACAGGCTCAATACATATCAGCCAGTTATGGATGTTTTCTCAGTCACTAAAGCATGGATTTgaagagtaaaaacaacaaaagaaactaCTTGTCTAATCAGGTGCGGCCTCTGCAGACTTTTGTTCGTCATGAATGTGATGGATTTGAACCGTGTCTCCACTCCGCGCCTTTGTTTGCGTTGCACAGCTGCTCACCTGTTTTGAACGTCGATCATCCTTTTAGCATGCGAGTATCCAAAGTTAGAGTCATGAGGGGGGCCGTCGTGGATCTGTGAGAGAGCGAGGAGTGAAAgtacaaaatacattcaaataattaagACAGATATGTGAGCCATATTgggcgggggcggggggggggagcaagagttctgtgtgctgcagagagtcagtgtatggaggagggagggagggggtgaggtGCTCTGGGTCCAGGTGAAGGGGGAAGGGAGCGTTCActatcaaacacattttaaaagcttaCCATGGTCTCATTGATGGGATACGTGGTTTTGTCGGGGAAAATGCAACTGGACAGACAGGACACCACCTTGGTGACCCCCATCTCATGGGCTGTTTGAAGCACGTTGTCGTTGATCTTTAGGTTGTCCCTCTGTTAAAAGTGTCAGACTGTTACTGCCCTGGCATCACATTTTAAAGACGACATTTTCCCCACAGACCCCCGCCTCGTCATCAGGGTCCACATATATTCCCCTAAATTGCATCATTGTCTCACCAGAAAGTGCAGGTTCTCCCTCATGTGCAGGTAGAGGCCTCCCACTTTTGCAGCCAGGTGGATGACGTGCGTGGGACGATACTTCTCAAACACCGCTCTGGTCTGTCCAGCGTCTCTGTTTTAGGATTTCACACAGAAAGTGCAGAGGTGAAATAGAACGTTTTGTAACCTTAGGGTGCTTAAACCTGTGTTTCCACAACAGGAACCTTTCCCCAGAGAGGAGAGACTCTTGGACGTAATCGGTGCGCTTCCATCGTAGGGACCAGGATCCCCCGTTCAGGGTCGTGGGGggtgctggagctgatcccagctgtaattgggcgagaggcggggttacaccctggactgatcgCCGGTCAAtaacagggctgacatatagagacagacaaccagccgaGGTGACCAGTAACAATCATAACAACCTCTTATGTTCCCCTGAGCGAGGCTGTAGATTCCTTAAACCAGTGAAGTCTTTTTGCAACGTGCAGAAAAGTGCAGTAGAAGACAAATTGGAGACTAACACATTCACTCCTAAATAAGGATGTTACGATTCACtcatttttacaaaatgagactgaagacaaatgATGACTGAGAAAGAATCCTTTAGGGGCTCAAACCCCGACaacttgtcagtgtggtttggccttttaatgtttttttttctctcaacaaggggaggtgattggttCTCGTCgtggtgtggattaaatgctgcatcatgttggttgtgctatttgtgtagttccctatcttcttgtaatatttgtactcagtttttaaaagacggcggtgcgtc from Labrus mixtus chromosome 20, fLabMix1.1, whole genome shotgun sequence carries:
- the LOC132995292 gene encoding GDP-L-fucose synthase-like produces the protein MEARPMRVLVTGGSGLLGKAIEHVVGLEGGKLEGEQWIFLSSKDANLTDAGQTRAVFEKYRPTHVIHLAAKVGGLYLHMRENLHFLRDNLKINDNVLQTAHEMGVTKVVSCLSSCIFPDKTTYPINETMIHDGPPHDSNFGYSHAKRMIDVQNRAYFQQYGHHYTAVIPTNVFGPCDNFNTENGHVLSALINKTYTAQKEGTPLTVCGSGAPRRQFVYSLDLGRLIIWALREYEEISPIILSVGEDDEVSITEAVDMIAEALNFEGQINYDTNMSDGQMKKTASNAKLRSYRPDFTFTPLKEAIKMTCDWFITNYDIART
- the gtf2f1 gene encoding general transcription factor IIF subunit 1; translated protein: MTSLGSSTSSGTEYTVRVPKNTSKKYNIMAFNSGDKVNCSAWTQARMERDMSARRIYGEEESQDGAAGSEFGKKQREEARRKKYGIVTREFKVEDQPWILKVNGKAGKRFKGQKKGGVTENASYYIFTQCPDGAFEAFPVHGWYNFTPLAKHRTLTAEEAEEEWGRRNKVVNHFSIMLQRRFREQERGPDDEDEGEKSGKKKKKGGGRGGDLRIHDLEEDLEMSSDDSDSSMGDDGESKAKAKKDKGKGKGKKKKKKGGEHEALEDSDDGDYEGLEVDYMSDESSSDEEPEKGQPSKAEEHPKGIDEASESEEESEEEKPNEEETKEEEEEEEGKKTPVQAEKKKKKDSSGESESSDDSDIEGETASALFMKKRTPPKRGGGRGSAGSSRTGSRPGTPSIDSAATSNTLRAAASKLEQGKRPTPGPGTDSPAAKRLKMEPSSQSPAPSGKSTPQPPSGKSTPSSSDVQLTEEAVRRYLIRKPMTTKDLLKKFQTKRTGLSSEQTVNVLAQILKRLNPERKNVNDKMHFYLTE